The Deinococcus sp. KNUC1210 nucleotide sequence CAGACGCTGATCCTGTCGCCCGAAGGCCTGCTGATCGGCAGCGCTGACAAGGTGCACCTGACCCCCGACGAGGAGGCGGGCGGCGTCGATCTGTCGCCCGGCAGACTGGACGAGCTGCGGGTCTTTCCGACGCCGGTGGGTGATCTGGGCGTCGCGATCAGCCTCGACGCCTTCCGTGCCGATGTGCTGGACTGCCTGCGGGCACAGGGCTGCACTGTGCTGCTGCAACCTGACGCCAACGGCAGCCCCTGGACGGGCAAGGAGGGCATCTATCCGCCGGGCCAGACGCCCCGCGATCAGCCGCTGGCGTGGCTGGAAAGCAGCTGGCAGGTTACAGCCACGCCCGGAAGCATCCGTTACGCCGTCAATCCGATGGTGGTGGGCAATCTGCTCGACCTGAGTTTCGACGGTCAGAGCGCCATCACCGGGCCTGCCGACGAAGCGCCGCAGCCGCGCAGCTACGTGATGACCGCTCCCCGGCCCGGATTTCTGGCACTTGCCCCCTGGGAAGAGGAAAGCAGCGATCTGGAGCGGCTGCGCGAGGTGGGCCAGCAGCTCAGAGCGGGCAGCGGACACCCCCGCGAGAATGCCTACCGCACAGACCTGCTGCACGCCGATCTGCACCTGCCGCCCACACGGCTGGACCCGCCGCCCGCCACTCCGCACGAAGACGCCCTGCGTGCGTACCTGAGCGGCAGCGCCAGCTTTGCGCGGCCCGGTCTGCTGGCACGGCGCGGCTGGTGGGGCGCACTGCTGCTGGTACTGCTGGCCGTGCTGGGGCGGCGGGTGCAGCGGCGCTGAGCGAAAGGTCAGGGAGCGAAGGTCAGGCTGCCGCGTGCCACCAGCCGCATCTCGACCGTGCGCCGTATGCCCTGCCGGATCACGTCCAGCGTCACGGTGTCCCCGATCTGGTGTCGCCGGATCTCGTAGATGGCGTCGTCGGCGCTGCGGGTACGCTGGCCGTTGACGCTCAGGATCACGTCGCCCAGCGCCCTCATCTGACCGTTCGGGGCCTGCTGAATACCCACCAGCCCGGCCCGCTCTGCCGGACCCCCGCTCACCACCGCGCTGATGACGCCGCCCGGCGGATTGGTCAGGCCGTCGTGATCGGTGTCGAAGGTCAGGCCGATGGCAGGCACGTCGCGCTTGACGCCCGCCTTGAGCTGCGTGATGAGCGCCTCGTTCGCCGTGACCGGCACCGCGTAGCTGCTCAGGGTATTGCCCTGATCGTCCACCCGCACATAACTGACCACGCCAATCGCCTGCCCGAGCGTGTTCACGATGGGGCCGCCCGAATCGCCGGGAGCCAGCGGAGCGCTCATTTCCAGCGTGCCCTCGGGGAAGTCCGAGCGGCCTGCCTCGGCGTTCAGGGCCAGCAGCAGCCCGCGCCGCGCCTGAAGAAAATCGCCCCGCGAGTTGCCCACTGCCAGCACCCGCTCACCGACCCTGGGCGTACCGGGAGCCAGTTCCAGAAACGGCACGGTGCCCCGCGTCTGAATCTGAAGCAGAGCCACGTCGGCGGCGTTGTCGAAGCCCACCACCTTCGCCGGAAAGGTCTGATCGCTGACCGTGCGGACGCGGATGATTCTGGCACCGTCCACCACGTGATACGCCGTCAGCAGCAGCCCCTGGGGCGTGATGAAAAAGCCGCTGCCCAGGCCGCCGTTTCCGCCCCGGGAGAGCTGCTCGATCTGCACGCTGGCAGGCCGCACGCGGTTGAACAGTTCCCGCGACGCGGGTGAAAGCGAGGCGCTGGGATCGGTGGTGAGCGGCGAGGTCCCGGCTTCCTGGCTGGGCACCTGCCCGACCGTACCGCCGTCCACGCCCGGCCAGTGCCAGTTGGGAGACAGATACGCTGCCAGCGCCGCGAGCAGCAGAACAATGGGCCAGGGGGAACGGGACATACCTGCTTCACTGTAGCGGCAGGCCCGCGGCGTGAGGGTGCCCTGACGAACAGAAACAGGCCCGCAGCACAGCGCGACTTTGTTACGCTAGCTGTATATGCCTGGTCACCCTGACTCTCTGCCCTCTTCCCGCGCCTACTGGCTGCTGAAAAGCGAACCGGACGTGTTCGGATACGCCGATCTGGAACGCCAGGCCAGTGAACCCTGGAACGGCGTGCGGAACTATCAGGCGCGCAATTTCCTGCGGGCCATGCAGCCGGGCGACCTGTGCCTCTACTATCATTCGCAGGCCCAGCCGAGCGGGGTGGCAGGGGTGGCGTGCGTGCTGACATCTGCCGTTCCCGACAACCTGCAATTCGACGAGAGCAGCGCCTACCACGATCCGAAAAGCACGCCCGACAACCCGCGCTGGAGCATGGTCGAGGTGGCAGCAGTGGCGGCACTTCCGCGCTTTCTCTCACTCGACGACCTTCGGAAGCTGCCGGAACTGAGCAGCATGCGCCTGCTGCAAAAAGGCACGCGCCTGTCGGTCATGCCCGTGACAGCCGACGAATTCCGGGTGATCGTGACGGCAGGAGGACTGGACGCCGATTCGCTTTGAAGTGCTCGCCCCCGACATCTGCCGCCGACTGTGTGGCCCAGAAGTTCCCTGGGCGGGCTGACTGAACCGAAGGTGAATCCGGCGCAGCCAGGGTGCAGGTGCAACGGGCAAGCCGGATTTCACGTTGCCGATACGCCCGGCGACTGGCTCTGATCGTCTGACCCAGATCATGCCGAAGTCCTGTAACGATGTTGTCATGGTCGCTGGCGCACACTGAGCCATGTTGATCGCACTGATGGTTGTCATGACCGGACTCGCCTTGACCCTTTCCCGTTTCTCCGGCCCCCGCCGTCAACCACGCCTGGTCCCGGTGCGCGTTCGCCGCTGAACGAATCAACAATCGAGAGGCTGTGATATTTCTCTCGTTTTTGTAAGTCTTCTGTAAGACATTTCACGTCAAGCTGGTGTTCGGAACAGTTGCCTGGAGACCGGACCGTCATCCTCCATTTTCTCCTCCACCTGCTTCGCCGTCATCTCTGGACCAGTGCGGCTGTTCCGACCCAACTTCCCTCTCTGATCGCTCTTTTCGTCGTGTATCGCCGTCTAGCGTTTTCTCCTTCGTCGTCGTGTGTGCAAATGTCAGAGGATGCCCGTGACTCCAGCAGTCGCGGGCATCCTTCGTTCAAAACCCGCCGCGCCGCCCTGCTAGGATTGGGCAGCCATGACCCAGACCGAGCCTTCTACCCTGCCCGCCGTCCTGTTTCCCCTGGGCGACCCCTTCGGCAGTGTTGCCCTGGTGCAGCATGTCGGAGACGATAAAATGATCGTGAACGCCGCGAGAGTCAGTTTTGGTGGCGACAGCGACGCCCCGCTGACCAGCCGCGACGAGAAGCTGATCGGCTATCTGCTGAAACATCAGCACGGCTCGCCGTTCGAACACAACCTCATCACCTTCAAGGTGGTGTGCCCGATCTTCGTGGATCGCCAGATGGTGCGCCACCGGGTCGGGGTCTCGAAAACGAGGTGAGCGGGCGCTACGTCGAGGTGCAGGAACGCCTGTACACGCCGCAGTCGTTCCGCAGGCAGGCACCCAGCAACCGGCAGGCCAGCGTACAGGATGATGGTTCGCTCGATCAGGCCGCCGCTGCCGCCGCCTGGGAAAGCGCGTGGCAGGCGAGCTACGGCGCGTATCAGCAACTGCTCAGTCTGGGCGTGACCCGCGAGCAGGCGCGGGGCGTGCTGCCGCAGGCGATGTATACCGAGTCGTACTACACCTTCAACGTTCGCAGCCTGCTGCACTTCGTCGGGCTGCGCGATCATGCCGGGGCGCAGTACGAGACCCAGCAGTACGCCCGCGCCATGCGCCAGCTTGCCGAGCCGCTGTTTCCGGTGACGTTCGCGGCCTGGGAAGCGCTGGGTCAGCACTGAAGAGGACACCGAAGCTGAGCGGAAATTGACCTGAGGTTTAGCTATCGCGGCACGCTTCCCCGCGCTGACTACACTTGAGCGTATGAGCGCGCCCGCTACTCCACTTCACCGCGCCAGCCGCCCGGTTCAGCTGTATACGCTGATCCGTGACGCTGCGCTCGCCTTCTCGCAGGACAATGCCCCCCGGCTGGCAGCGGCGCTGTCGTATTACGCCTTCTCGGCCATCGCGCCGCTGTTGTTTCTGATTACCGTGGTCGCCGGGTATTTCCTGGGCCAGACACACGTACAGGAACAGCTGCTTCAGGCGCTCAGCAGCGGTGTGGGCGAGAACGTCGCCACCTTCATCAAGACGCTGCTGCCAAAGGTTTCCAGCGGCCTGACCTGGGCCAGTCTGGTCGGCGCTGTCACGGTCTTCCTGACGGCGACCGGGCTGTTTATTCAGCTGCAATCGTCGCTCAATGCCCTGTGGGGAGCCGACCCGCCGCCCAAGCAGAACCTCTGGACGATGATCCGCACGCGGCTGCTGTCGTTCGCGCTGGTGCTGGTGATCGGCGGTCTGATTATCGCCTTCCTGGTGGTCAATACTTATCTGTCGGCCATCGCGGAGCGCATCGGAGACACCATCGGGTTCGGGGCCTTCTTCGTGCGCCTGGGCACTTTCGCACTCTCCAGCCTGCTGTTTACGCCGATTTTTGCCTTCATCTACAAATTTCTGCCCGACGTGAAGTTGCAGTGGCGCGAGGTCTGGGTGGGCGCGGGCGTGACAGCGGTACTGTTCACGGTCGGGCAGATTCTGATCGGGCTGTACTTCGCCCGCATCGCCTCGAACAATCCATACGGAGCGGCGGCAGCGCTCTTCCTGATGCTGCTGTGGATCTATTACAGCAGCATGATCATCTTCTTCGGGGCCGAAATTACCTGGGTGTACTCGCAGCAGTACGGCACGCACGCGGGCGGAGCGTCCAACCCCGACAAGAAGGCGGCGGTGGCCGATCAGGGCGGAGCGATTGACCCCAGCGTCAGCGCCAAGGAAGCGGAAGCCATCGCCCAGACACCCGCCGACAAACTCACGCCTGCCCAGCGCCGTTCACTCAGCGAGAAGGGTCAGCAAGCGGCCCAGGACACAGCCTCCGACCGGGTTCCCCACGCCAAACGCAGTCTGCGCGACCGCCTTCAGCGCCGGTTTCAGCGCACGCCCCCGACGCCGCCCGCGCCACGCGCCCCCGACGCCGCGCCCGACCTGCCCAGCATCGGGGCAGCCGTGCAGAACGCTGTCATCGCGCTGCTGGCCGTTCCCTCGGTGATGGTGCTGACCTTGGTGAGGCTGGTGCTCGGCCGCCGAAAATAGCGCAGCCCTCAGACCGGATACGGCAGCGTGCCCTCGTAGATGGCCCGGCCCACGATGGCCCCCTCGATGTTCAGCTCTGAAAGCAGCGCCACGTCGTCCAGATTTGCCACGCCCCCGCCCACGATCAGCGTATTTGTCCAGAGCTGACGCACCTGGGCCATCAGGGTACGGTCCAGTCCCTTGAGGGTGCCGTCGCGGGTCACGTCGGTGAAGATCAGGGTTTCCAGACCCATTTCGCCGAGCCGCGCCGTCATCTCGGCCACCTGCACGCCGCTGGCCGCAGCCCACCCTGAAACCGCCACATCCGGCCAGCGGGCATCCAGACTGACCACCACGCGCTCGGGACCATGAGCCGCCAGCAGCGTGCGGACCAGTTCCGGGTTCTTGACGGCCGCCGTACCGATCACCACCCGCATCACGCCGAGGGCGAGCAGCTGTTCGGCTGCTTCCAGATCTCGGATGCCGCCGCCGACCTCGATCAAGGCCACGCCCGCTTCCACGATGTCGGCGATCAGGCGGCGGTTTTCACCGCGTCCGGTGGCAGCGTCCAGATCGACCAGATGCAGCAGCGGCGCACCCAGCCCGGCCCAGTGCCGCGCCGCCAGCAGCGGGGAATCGAAATACACCGTCTCGCGGTCGGGGTCGCCTTCGTACAGCCGGACGGCGTGCCCGCCCTGAATATCGACGCAGGGGATGATCTGGGGCGACTGCATGCTCTGAGACGGCTGTGCCGGGAACGTCGCTGACATGCCGCCGAGTCTAGCGCCCCGGAGCGGGCCTCCCCTTCCATCTCCACTTCTGCCCGACTGCGACTGCTAGACTTTTCCCGACTGTGCGCATCGGGTTCGTGACGGCAACCTATCTTCCTTCCCGCAACGGCGTGGCGACCAGCAGCGCCCTGTTTGCACGTGGCCTGCGCGATCTGGGCCACGAGGTCCGGATTTTTGCCCCGGTTCACCCGGCCCAGCAGCCCGAAGCAGGCGTGTACCGCCTGCCCAGCATGTCGTGGGGTGCGCCGCCCGACTATCCGCTGCTGCTGTGGCCCAGCCGCCCGGTGGTGGCCCGTCAGCCGCTGTTCGACCTCGACATCATCCATACCATGCACCCCTTTTTATCGGGGCAACTGGCGGCCCTGTGGTCGCGGCGCATCTCGGCGTACCGCAAACGGCCCGTGCCGCTGGTCTTCACGGCACATACCCAGTACGAGCAGTACCTGCACTATGCCCGCGTCCCCCGCCGGGCCGGAACATCGCTGATGCGGGCACATGTGGCGGCGTTTGCGCGGCAGGCCGACCGGGTGCTCGTGCCGGGCCGGGCGATGGCCCAGATGCTGGCGCTGTACGGCTACGCGGGCGAGGTGACGACGCTGCCCAATCCGGTCGATCTGGAGAGTTTTGCCGCCGCCACCGGGAAGGGTATCCGGGCCGAGTACGGCATTCCGGACGCCGCCCCGCTGGTGCTGAGCCTGGGTCGACTGGCCCCCGAAAAGAATCTGGAGACGCTGCTGCTGGCCTTCGAGGCAGCCCGCGCCCTGCGCCCCGAACTGCGGCTGCTCATCGTCGGAGACGGCCCGAGCCGAGCGGCACTGAGTGCGCGGGCTGGCGAGGGCATCATCTTCGCGGGCGGCGTCCCGTATGCCCGCGTGCCCGAGATTCTGGCGGCCAGCGACGTGTTTCTGACGGCCAGCGAGAGCGAGGTGCTGCCGATGTCGATGATCGAGGCGCTGGCGTCGGGTGCGCCGCTGGTGGCCGCCCACAGCCCCGCCGCCCTCGATCTGATTCAGGACGGCGTAAACGGCCTGCTGAGCACCGCCGACCCCGCCGCCCTGGCAGCCGCACTGCTCGAAGCGCTGCGACCGGGCCGCCTGCCGCTGCTGCGTCAGCACGCCCGCACGTCGGCCCTCAGCTATGACGTGCGGGCCAGAAGTGCCGATCTGCTGGGCATCTATCAGGCGCTGCTGGGATAACGCACGCGGCGCAGCTTCGTGCCTTTGCGCCCACTGCCCGTTCTGCTGCGTCTCGAGACTGCCCGGATGGATCTTCCTGCCCTTCACACGGCGCTGCTCGGCTGGTTCGCGGTGCAGCGCCGGGATCTGCCCTGGCGCATGACCGACGAACAGGGACGGCGCGACCCGTACCGCGTGTGGGTCAGCGAGGTGCTGCTTCAGCAGACGCAGGTGGTGCGCGGGCGTGTGTACTTCGAGCGCTTCCTGACGGCGTTTCCGACGGTGGAGGCGCTGGCGCTCGCGCCGCAGGAAGCGGTGCTGAAGGCCTGGGAAGGCTGCGGCTACTACGCCCGCGCCCGGAACCTGCACAGAGCCGCGCAGCAGATCGTGCAGAGCGGCCTGCCCACCACCTATGAGGGCTGGCGAGCACTGCCGGGCGTGGGGCCGTATACGGCGGCGGCAATCGCCTCGCTGGCTTTCGGAGAGGCGCAGGCGGTGCTCGACGGCAACGTTCGCCGGGTGCTGAGTCGCCTGCACGCCGTGGAGGAACCGTCGCCGCGCTGGGCACAGGAAACGGCAGACGCGCTGCTCGACGCGGCCCATCCGGGCGAATGGAACGAAGCGGTGATGGATCTGGGCGCCACGCTGTGCACGCCCGCCAACCCGCGCTGCGCCGAGTGCCCGCTTTCGGCGCAGTGTGCGGCCTTCGCCAGTGGCGACCCGTCGCAGTACCCGGCTCCCAAAAAACGGGCGGCTGTGCGCCAGATCAGCGCCGTGGCCCTGCTGATCGGAACGGCGCAGCAGGCCTATCTGGAACAGCGAGCAGGAGCGCTGCTGGGCGGCCTCTGGGGACTGCCGCTGGAAGAACTGAAGCCAGATGAAGACGAGGCGGCGGCGCTCCAGCGGCTGACCACACGGCTGGGCGCGGCGGCTGGGCGGCGGCTGGGAACGGCGCAGCACAACATGACGCACCGCACCCTCGCCGTGACGGTCTACGCGGCCGAGGCCGACCTGCCGCTGACGCCCGTTGTCCTGCGCCCGCTGCCACGGCTAGACCAGAAGTTACTGGCCCTGGACAGCACCGGTGGCGTTCAGCCTGCGCTGTTCTGAACCTGCACTCTTTTGAATCCCCACTGCACTGAAGAAGTGGTCTGAAGGTCTGGCCCGTCACAGGCGCTACACTGACGCCGACATGGCCGCGCGTTCTCCTCTCGCAAATGTTGTTCGCAGCCTGTACCGGGCGCGAGTCACTGCTGCCAAACCGGTCTACTGGTGGTACGAACGGCGTCTGCGGCGCAAGGTCCGCACGGGCGGCAAGCTGCCCAAGCACCTGGGCCTGATTCTGGACGGCAACCGCCGCTTTGCCAAAGCCTCGGGGCTTCAGCGCGAGATGGGCCATACCTTCGGCGCAGAAAAGGCGCACGAGGTTTTGCAGTGGTGCCTGGAACTGGGCATTCCCGCCGTCACCATCTGGGTGCTCAGCACCGACAACACCAGCCGCGACCCGGAAGAGATCGCCCACATCCTCAAGCTGCTGGAACAGGAGGCCAGGAACCTCGCCACCGATCCGCGCATTCACGGCAACCGGGTCAAAGTGCGGGCCATCGGACAGCACTCGCAGTTTCCGCCGCAGGTACTCAGCGCCCTTCAGGATCTGGAACAGGTCACGGCCCACTACGACGGCATGATGCTGAATATCGCGGTGGGCTACGGCGGGCGCGAAGAAATCGTGGACGCCGTGAAAGAGTATCTGGGCAAACAGGCGGCGGCAGGCCATAGCCTGGAAGCGGCGGCCCAGCAGCTCGGCCCCGACGACATCAGCGCCCACACCTACACCGCCGATACGCCCGAAGTCGATTTCATCATCCGCACCAGCGGCGAGATTCGTCTTTCTGGTTTCATGCTGTGGCAGAGCGTGTATTCGGAATTCTATTTTGCAGACGTGAACTGGCCGAGCTTCCGCTGGGTCGATTTTCTGCGGGCGCTGCGCGACTTTCAGGGTCGCAAACGGCGATTCGGCAAATAGCGCTGTTTCAAGCACCAGCGCTCAGACGAAAAAAGGCACGGCTACTTTTCGGGAGGCCGTGCCTGATCGGTGAAGGCTGTCCTAGTCGGCAGCGGAGGGCGTTCCTGCTTCCACATCCACCCGGCTGAGTGGCAGCCCGGCCTTTCCCGACGAGGTGGGCTTGGCATACAGCGACTGCACCACGCCGATGCGCCCGGCGCGGAACGAATCGGCACTTCCCGCCATATACAGCCGCCAGATACGGTAGGTCACCTCGTCGGTGAGGCGCACGACCTGATCGTGGTTGGCTTCCAGCCGCCGAATCCATTCGAGCAGCGTCAGGGCGTAGTGTTCGCGCATGTTCTCGACATCGCGCAGTTCAAAGCCTGCCGCCTCGGCACGGGCGGTCAGTTCGCCGATACGCCGCAGTTCGCCGTCTGGAAAGACGTATTCCTGAATAAACGAGTGGCTGTTCAGGTAGCGTTCCATCAGCCCGAAGCCCCAGCGCACGAACCTCGGCGTGACCGCTGTGACGATGCCGTGGTTCAGAAACAGTCCACCGGGACGCAGCAGCCGGTAAGCCTGCTGAAAATAGGCGGGCAGTTTGCCGCTGCCCACATGCTCGACCATGCCCACCGAAACGATCTTGTCGAAGCTGGGAACGGGCGGCAGGTCGCGGTAATCACGCAGTTCGAAGGTCACGCGGTCGGCCACGCCTGCTGCCTGGGCGCGGGCGCGGGCCAGCTCGGCCTGAGCCGGACTGAGCGTGATGCCAGTGACCCGCACGCCGTAGTGCTGCGCGGCATAGATCGACAGTGCGCCCCAGCCGCTGCCGATATCGAGCAGGTGTTCGCCCGGCTTCAGGCGCAGCTTGCGGCACAGCCTGTCCAGCTTGAGACGCTGCGCCTCCTCCAGCGTTTCCTGTCCGGTGGCGAAGTAGGCGCAGCTGTACACCATGCGCTGATCGAGAAACAGGGCATAGAAGTCGTTGCCGACATCGTAGTGATACCGAATAGACCGGGCGTCTCGCTCCTTCGAGTGCACGCCGCCCTCGTGGGTCGCGGCGTGGCTGGGGCGCGGGGGAGCGTCGTCGGTGGGCAGCGACAGCAGCCGGGGCAACAGCCGCAGCAGGGTCAGAGGGTGCAGCAGTCGGGGGGCTGCCGCCACGCCCTGGGTCAGCAGCGGCAGGGGGTCGCCCTCGATATCGAGGTCTCCGAAAAGATAGCTTTCGGCCACGCTCAGATCGCTGGGCGGCCACAGCATGCGGCGCAGCGCTCCAGCACGGTTGAGGTGCAGGACCGTGGTGGCCCCGGCGGGTCCTTCAGACGTTCCGTCCCAGTAGCGCACCCCGAAGGCCCACTTCGCTGGCGGCCCGAACAGCAGGCGCAGGACAGCGCGGGCAGCGGCAGAGAACCGGGACGACACGCCGGTATCGCGGCCCGGCATCCACGATGAGGCGCTCAACACCGCCTCCGGGTCATCGCCCGTCTCTTGATAGGTCCGATCCGACGCGCCGCCTGTCCCAGATGACCGTTCATATCCCATAATCCTGTCCCAGCCGCCGAAAAACGTGATCTACCTCTCGCACTGAGCTTCAGCAGACTTGAGCGTTTGTTGAGAATTTCATACCGGCGCGGCAGAGACTGGGACACCTCTGCGGCGGCTTGCTGTCATGATATAGACCATGACGACTCCTCTCGAAACCCTATTGGCCCGGGCACACGCGCAGCCGGGCGAACCCCAGGCCAGACTTCAAGACCTGCTGAGTGCGCTGGAAGGCAGCGACTGGACGCTGCTACTCGACGGCGAGGACGCGCTGGCAGCACAGCTCGCCTCGGTGCTGGGGCCAGGGCTGATCCGACTCGATCCGCGCCTGAGCGTCAACCGCGAAACCTTTGCCAGCCGTGGACTGGCGCTCGCCAGCAGCGACGGAGACTGGAAGGGAGCGCGGGCGGTATGGCTGATGGAACCCGACGAACGCGCCCTGACACGTGCCCGCCGCGCCGACGTGCCGGTCATCGTGGACGCCACCCTGTCGCCCGGCGGCCTGTGGACGGGACAGGGCGCACAGTTCGTGGTGTACCGCGACGCCGCCACCCTGAGCGGCTACGGCGACGTGCGGCTCTCGGCCCTGTCGGGCATGGGCAAGGCTCCCAGACGCAGCGCACCTGCCGCCGCCGACCTCTCGGTGGCCCTGGCTCTGCGCGATATCGGTACGCTGGCCCTGCGAATGAACCGCCGCACCCGCAACGCTGAGGCGCTGATCGAGCGTTTTCAGGAGCGGGCATTGCCGGTTTCGGGCGGCGTGCTGCTGCTGGAACACGACGGCCCCAGCACCGTGACACCACTGGGCGGCAATCTGTCGGCGGCCCGGGCGGTATCAGCGGGCACGCTCATCACGGTAGGCATCGAGAATCCCGATGACGCCTGGGCGATTCTGGGAGTGGCCCTGGGCGCTCAACCGGTCGCCTTCGAGAGCGACCTGTTCGATGCACCTGACGTCCAGCCAGCTGCTCAGCCTGTCAGCCACCCGCTGCCCGACGAGAGCCAGTCGATTGCCCGCGCCTCGGTCCTGATGGAGAGCAGCAGCACCGAGCCAGTCAGCGTGGAAACCGCGCCAGACGCCGAATTTACCCCGATGCCTGCCACGACGGAAGCACCCGCCGTTCAGGACGACTATTCCGACCGCGAGTTCGTGTTCACGCCGCCCCCGGTGCTGCCCGACCTGCCCAGCCTGCCGAGTGTGCCCACCCAGGCCAG carries:
- a CDS encoding S1C family serine protease; its protein translation is MSRSPWPIVLLLAALAAYLSPNWHWPGVDGGTVGQVPSQEAGTSPLTTDPSASLSPASRELFNRVRPASVQIEQLSRGGNGGLGSGFFITPQGLLLTAYHVVDGARIIRVRTVSDQTFPAKVVGFDNAADVALLQIQTRGTVPFLELAPGTPRVGERVLAVGNSRGDFLQARRGLLLALNAEAGRSDFPEGTLEMSAPLAPGDSGGPIVNTLGQAIGVVSYVRVDDQGNTLSSYAVPVTANEALITQLKAGVKRDVPAIGLTFDTDHDGLTNPPGGVISAVVSGGPAERAGLVGIQQAPNGQMRALGDVILSVNGQRTRSADDAIYEIRRHQIGDTVTLDVIRQGIRRTVEMRLVARGSLTFAP
- a CDS encoding cyclopropane-fatty-acyl-phospholipid synthase family protein, encoding MSASSWMPGRDTGVSSRFSAAARAVLRLLFGPPAKWAFGVRYWDGTSEGPAGATTVLHLNRAGALRRMLWPPSDLSVAESYLFGDLDIEGDPLPLLTQGVAAAPRLLHPLTLLRLLPRLLSLPTDDAPPRPSHAATHEGGVHSKERDARSIRYHYDVGNDFYALFLDQRMVYSCAYFATGQETLEEAQRLKLDRLCRKLRLKPGEHLLDIGSGWGALSIYAAQHYGVRVTGITLSPAQAELARARAQAAGVADRVTFELRDYRDLPPVPSFDKIVSVGMVEHVGSGKLPAYFQQAYRLLRPGGLFLNHGIVTAVTPRFVRWGFGLMERYLNSHSFIQEYVFPDGELRRIGELTARAEAAGFELRDVENMREHYALTLLEWIRRLEANHDQVVRLTDEVTYRIWRLYMAGSADSFRAGRIGVVQSLYAKPTSSGKAGLPLSRVDVEAGTPSAAD
- the mutY gene encoding A/G-specific adenine glycosylase → MDLPALHTALLGWFAVQRRDLPWRMTDEQGRRDPYRVWVSEVLLQQTQVVRGRVYFERFLTAFPTVEALALAPQEAVLKAWEGCGYYARARNLHRAAQQIVQSGLPTTYEGWRALPGVGPYTAAAIASLAFGEAQAVLDGNVRRVLSRLHAVEEPSPRWAQETADALLDAAHPGEWNEAVMDLGATLCTPANPRCAECPLSAQCAAFASGDPSQYPAPKKRAAVRQISAVALLIGTAQQAYLEQRAGALLGGLWGLPLEELKPDEDEAAALQRLTTRLGAAAGRRLGTAQHNMTHRTLAVTVYAAEADLPLTPVVLRPLPRLDQKLLALDSTGGVQPALF
- a CDS encoding nitrilase-related carbon-nitrogen hydrolase; translation: MTTDAPAERHFRAIAVQPKWSAADFLSARSFEAWMRAQLEAARPQLHATQPTLVVLTELNGLPLVLRDGQLAVRTGTFQGAAAALLLQRLPAVLPILLRGGVSVVRALQLACIEENAALYLNTCAALAREYGVFLVCGSTPMPHYRLDGRTLRREGTQLYNQTLILSPEGLLIGSADKVHLTPDEEAGGVDLSPGRLDELRVFPTPVGDLGVAISLDAFRADVLDCLRAQGCTVLLQPDANGSPWTGKEGIYPPGQTPRDQPLAWLESSWQVTATPGSIRYAVNPMVVGNLLDLSFDGQSAITGPADEAPQPRSYVMTAPRPGFLALAPWEEESSDLERLREVGQQLRAGSGHPRENAYRTDLLHADLHLPPTRLDPPPATPHEDALRAYLSGSASFARPGLLARRGWWGALLLVLLAVLGRRVQRR
- a CDS encoding glycosyltransferase, with product MRIGFVTATYLPSRNGVATSSALFARGLRDLGHEVRIFAPVHPAQQPEAGVYRLPSMSWGAPPDYPLLLWPSRPVVARQPLFDLDIIHTMHPFLSGQLAALWSRRISAYRKRPVPLVFTAHTQYEQYLHYARVPRRAGTSLMRAHVAAFARQADRVLVPGRAMAQMLALYGYAGEVTTLPNPVDLESFAAATGKGIRAEYGIPDAAPLVLSLGRLAPEKNLETLLLAFEAARALRPELRLLIVGDGPSRAALSARAGEGIIFAGGVPYARVPEILAASDVFLTASESEVLPMSMIEALASGAPLVAAHSPAALDLIQDGVNGLLSTADPAALAAALLEALRPGRLPLLRQHARTSALSYDVRARSADLLGIYQALLG
- the thyX gene encoding FAD-dependent thymidylate synthase, which translates into the protein MPDLRGSPDGAPPGRGLENEVSGRYVEVQERLYTPQSFRRQAPSNRQASVQDDGSLDQAAAAAAWESAWQASYGAYQQLLSLGVTREQARGVLPQAMYTESYYTFNVRSLLHFVGLRDHAGAQYETQQYARAMRQLAEPLFPVTFAAWEALGQH
- a CDS encoding EVE domain-containing protein, producing the protein MPGHPDSLPSSRAYWLLKSEPDVFGYADLERQASEPWNGVRNYQARNFLRAMQPGDLCLYYHSQAQPSGVAGVACVLTSAVPDNLQFDESSAYHDPKSTPDNPRWSMVEVAAVAALPRFLSLDDLRKLPELSSMRLLQKGTRLSVMPVTADEFRVIVTAGGLDADSL
- a CDS encoding FAD-dependent thymidylate synthase, translating into MTQTEPSTLPAVLFPLGDPFGSVALVQHVGDDKMIVNAARVSFGGDSDAPLTSRDEKLIGYLLKHQHGSPFEHNLITFKVVCPIFVDRQMVRHRVGVSKTR
- the hisA gene encoding 1-(5-phosphoribosyl)-5-[(5-phosphoribosylamino)methylideneamino]imidazole-4-carboxamide isomerase — translated: MSATFPAQPSQSMQSPQIIPCVDIQGGHAVRLYEGDPDRETVYFDSPLLAARHWAGLGAPLLHLVDLDAATGRGENRRLIADIVEAGVALIEVGGGIRDLEAAEQLLALGVMRVVIGTAAVKNPELVRTLLAAHGPERVVVSLDARWPDVAVSGWAAASGVQVAEMTARLGEMGLETLIFTDVTRDGTLKGLDRTLMAQVRQLWTNTLIVGGGVANLDDVALLSELNIEGAIVGRAIYEGTLPYPV
- a CDS encoding YihY/virulence factor BrkB family protein yields the protein MSAPATPLHRASRPVQLYTLIRDAALAFSQDNAPRLAAALSYYAFSAIAPLLFLITVVAGYFLGQTHVQEQLLQALSSGVGENVATFIKTLLPKVSSGLTWASLVGAVTVFLTATGLFIQLQSSLNALWGADPPPKQNLWTMIRTRLLSFALVLVIGGLIIAFLVVNTYLSAIAERIGDTIGFGAFFVRLGTFALSSLLFTPIFAFIYKFLPDVKLQWREVWVGAGVTAVLFTVGQILIGLYFARIASNNPYGAAAALFLMLLWIYYSSMIIFFGAEITWVYSQQYGTHAGGASNPDKKAAVADQGGAIDPSVSAKEAEAIAQTPADKLTPAQRRSLSEKGQQAAQDTASDRVPHAKRSLRDRLQRRFQRTPPTPPAPRAPDAAPDLPSIGAAVQNAVIALLAVPSVMVLTLVRLVLGRRK
- a CDS encoding isoprenyl transferase, with translation MAARSPLANVVRSLYRARVTAAKPVYWWYERRLRRKVRTGGKLPKHLGLILDGNRRFAKASGLQREMGHTFGAEKAHEVLQWCLELGIPAVTIWVLSTDNTSRDPEEIAHILKLLEQEARNLATDPRIHGNRVKVRAIGQHSQFPPQVLSALQDLEQVTAHYDGMMLNIAVGYGGREEIVDAVKEYLGKQAAAGHSLEAAAQQLGPDDISAHTYTADTPEVDFIIRTSGEIRLSGFMLWQSVYSEFYFADVNWPSFRWVDFLRALRDFQGRKRRFGK